GCCTTTAGCCGCCTTGGCCCCCAGACAGAAATGAATGATTTCAATTAAAGTGGATTTCCCCAGCCCGTTACGGGAATCAAGTTTTGTTGACTCATGGGTGCGTTCTGCCAATAACACATTGAAGCCCGGTTTGAATTCTACGGTTTTGAATGACGCATGATTTGAAGAGACTCGCTTAATCATGGCGCCTCCCTTCTGGCAATCAGACCATCGGCCAACTCAATGGTCCCAATTGCATAGAGAAAATCGAGAGTTAACAGAAACCTCCCATACGAACCAATTTCTGGAGTTTCTTTAACACGTTCCCATATTCCCGTGACGGTCATGGGCGTTTTCAGTTCCGGCAGAACTGTCGCGCCAGCCCCAAGAAGGGATTTATCCAATGAAATATGTTTCGTAGGTAAAATCATTTTTCAAATACATCACATTTCTCGAATAGGCACACCAAAACAGCCAAGCCGGCAGACCGTCTCGCCTGCCCTATCATGCCTCGTTGCGCAAACTCACACATCATATCAAATAAATCATCGCCTTTGAAACCATCATGACGGAGCCTGTAATACTCTGTCAAGAAACCGGCCTTCAAACGTTCAGGGTAATCCGCATCAATCTGGGCTTCATCCTGAATAAAATCACTCACCAGACGCGCGACACTCAAACCCATCGTGATGGTTAGCCGACTCGCCAAGCTAAGGTCGTTTTTCAGAATTTTCGCATCTGGCGTCAAGAGAGAGAAGTCATGCAAGTCTGTGCCGGGCTTGAACTTGTACACCCACTCGGTTGCGATCCGGAGTTCAGGGGAACCAATCTCAGCAAAAGCGTCGTTCATTCCATCCCGCACTTTTGACTCATGATCAGTTTTCATTTTAGTCAGCAACGCCACGGGGAAGTGTTCCACCTGCTTATCTATTTGGGTGTGGTGATCGCCACAAAGATAAATGAGGTTGTTATTGTGATCTCTCTCGTCATCAGTCATGGCGGCGTCAAACCGAGGGGCATCCGGTTTATCACCTGCAATATGAGCGGCCTGCCCGACGACAACAGGGTCACCTCCTCCTGGAGCATCAACCGTTAGCCATTTGCCACACCCCGGAAACGCACACCGGTCACCGCTACGAAATGCCAGAAGAAGTTTTGTTTTAGGAGCCGCACTCATGTAATAATCTAATACCAGTTAAATTATAACAGTGCAACATCTTCATTTGTGCAGGAGTTTCCAAAGATTGGTCGATGACTGCGGGCTTTGATTCATCAACTCATCCCTTAAGTTGTGCCACCAATGATGCGCCCCGTCCCAAATCTAGAGCGCGCAGTTCTACTACTGTTCATGGTGGAGTTGCGCTTCGTAATTTATTACGAATGTAGGCATCCCGTCGAGAGACATGCCCCAAGTGAACGGAGGCACCATCAATATAGATCGCCAGCTGGCGCTCCGGGACCGCGAAGTCAGCAATCGTAATGGGGGTAGTCCCGTCAGGGATACCGATTTCCACCTGCTTGGCTGGCTGAAAACCGTGCTTCTCAAACAAGCGCAGGAACTTGAGTTCGAGTGGCGATCCGACACCTGCGGCATAGGACTCAAGCCACGGACGTGGGTCATGGGTATCCCCCAACTCCACCCCCTGGACTAACCGGATCCTTGATGTGATCTTTCAGGCGGCGCACCACATGCGACTGGAATCGTGTCCCGCGCAGGCCGCCCCGGCTATCCACAAGAGAATAGTCAAGAAGTTCACAGAGCGACGCAAAGGAGCGGTCGTTCCCGTCATGCGGCGTGGCCGTGGTAAGAATCAGGCAATCACAGCGGCGCGCCAGGACTTCAGCCATACGTCGGCGCAGGGAATCATCCCGTTCTCCTGATGCGCCCAAATCCATGCAGTGATGGGCCTCATCAATCACAACCACGTCATAAGTGGCGCGCTCCAGTTGATCAAGAACGGTCTCCTGCTTGAGAAAATCCATGGAGGCTAACCCAATGGCGATGTGATCGAACGGGTTGGCTCCAAATTCGGTACTTCTGTGGATATCATTCAGTTTGGCACGGTCAATGACTGTTGCCCGCAAACCAAACCGTTCCAGCATCTCGGTCTTCCACTGTTCCATGAGGGGACCTGCGGGTGAGACAATCAGGATCCGGTGAGCAATACGCCGGGCCATCAACTCCGTCAGGATCAAACCGGCCTGAATGGTTTTACCGAGACCAACGCCATCGGCCAGAAGCAAGCGGGGTCGGCTCATGCGTATTGAGCGGAGGATCGGAACAAGTTGGTAAGGCTCCACCCGAAGACGACCGGGCTGGGTTGCAAGGAGGGCATCGGCCCCGAGCGCCTGCTCCAGGAGAAATGCCTGATGGTAAACAAGCCAGTACCACTTCCCACCGCAAGCCGCGGGTGTGAACTTCGGTTCCAGGGAGGAGGTCTATCGAGGCTTTAAACATTTGTTGGACGTTACACCATCTGGATAATTAATCAAGAACGGGCGGTCTCAAAACTACAATTCTAATTCTGATCCTCGCCCGTGAACAATCGCCACGCATTCGTCAATCACACCGTAGACGGGGCGCTTCACCCAACATAAATAATCTAACATGATTCCTGCCATGGCATTTGTGGAGGATCCTGCTCCGTCAGGCCCGGTCCAATGAGCGGCAAAATCAAAAGACCATGGATATCATTTTCTCATCATGCTGGTTTACTGGTTCCGTAGGCAGTCACGGCTTCGGCCACGCGCATCCCTGTCCGAGGGGGCTCCGCTTCAAACACAACATGAACGTGGGCGTGGAGCGCCTTGGCCACACGACGCAACATGCTTAACGAGTGGCCTTCGTATGAGGGCGACTCGAGGCGGCTGACCTGTTGCTGGGTAGTTTTGAGTTTCTGCGCGAGAGCCTTTTGCGAAAGCCCCGCCTTCTCCCTCAATTCCGCAATCTGTAAGGCCACATCCCACGCCTCGCCCGCTTGTTCAAACCGCTCGGCAAAGTCCGGATCCTTCAGTTGCTCTTCCAAGTAAAGGTCAAAATTGGTCTTTTTCATGTTCCCCATCTTTCCTGCCAGTCACGCATCCGATTCTGTGCCGTTTGAAGATCCTGGATCAGAATGGTCTGCCCTTTGTTACGGATGCCATGAACTGCAATAATGCGCCGCCCTTTCATAAAGAACCACAGCACGCGCGTGTTTAACCTTCCAACGTGACGCAACTCAAAGAGGCCGTTGCCCAACGCCTTGGACAGCGGCTCGCGGTGATACTGGCGATCACGCAATTTCACCATACCGCGCAACACTGCCGCGTGGTCAGCCGGGTCACTCTTCTTAAGCGTATCAAGGAATGCTCGAACGGGCGACTGTCCGCTCGCACTCTCGTAAAACTCTACGATGAACTCCATAAACGGTCAACATCAAATTTAGTGTGAATCAAAGCCTCTCATGGGTGGACTTTTTCACAAACACCCGCCCCAGCCACCCATTGCTCAGTACAATACACTAAATCACTACTATTATATAGCACTATTTTAGATATATCTATGCCCGAGGACTTTTCCTCTTCTCATTTTGACGAACAACTGCCGCAAAAGGGCGGCAGAGATGGCGTTTAAGCGGGCGACGAGTTCATCTGGTGTGGGAAACTCCGACATAGGACGCGGATCGAAGGGGCGTCCGGATGGAAAGAAAAACAAAAGACCCAGGATATCATTTATGAACTGCCTAAGTTTACGCTTGATACATTGAACAACCTATGTTTATAAGGTTGTTCATGAGTGATAAAGTTTCAATAATGGATGTTGCCAGGGCGGCAGGAGTCTCTAAAACTACCGTCTCGCGGGTAATCAATGAGAAGCTCGATAAGTTCCGGATCGGCATTGATACGCAGAAGCGGGTTCGCGATATGGCCCGGCAGATGGGCTATCAGCCGGATCCGGCGGCACGGGATGTTGCTCTGGGGAAGTTCCATCCAG
This DNA window, taken from bacterium, encodes the following:
- a CDS encoding DEAD/DEAH box helicase; the encoded protein is MSRPRLLLADGVGLGKTIQAGLILTELMARRIAHRILIVSPAGPLMEQWKTEMLERFGLRATVIDRAKLNDIHRSTEFGANPFDHIAIGLASMDFLKQETVLDQLERATYDVVVIDEAHHCMDLGASGERDDSLRRRMAEVLARRCDCLILTTATPHDGNDRSFASLCELLDYSLVDSRGGLRGTRFQSHVVRRLKDHIKDPVSPGGGVGGYP
- a CDS encoding HNH endonuclease, whose protein sequence is MSAAPKTKLLLAFRSGDRCAFPGCGKWLTVDAPGGGDPVVVGQAAHIAGDKPDAPRFDAAMTDDERDHNNNLIYLCGDHHTQIDKQVEHFPVALLTKMKTDHESKVRDGMNDAFAEIGSPELRIATEWVYKFKPGTDLHDFSLLTPDAKILKNDLSLASRLTITMGLSVARLVSDFIQDEAQIDADYPERLKAGFLTEYYRLRHDGFKGDDLFDMMCEFAQRGMIGQARRSAGLAVLVCLFEKCDVFEK
- a CDS encoding type II toxin-antitoxin system RelE/ParE family toxin, translating into MEFIVEFYESASGQSPVRAFLDTLKKSDPADHAAVLRGMVKLRDRQYHREPLSKALGNGLFELRHVGRLNTRVLWFFMKGRRIIAVHGIRNKGQTILIQDLQTAQNRMRDWQERWGT
- a CDS encoding helix-turn-helix transcriptional regulator — its product is MKKTNFDLYLEEQLKDPDFAERFEQAGEAWDVALQIAELREKAGLSQKALAQKLKTTQQQVSRLESPSYEGHSLSMLRRVAKALHAHVHVVFEAEPPRTGMRVAEAVTAYGTSKPA
- a CDS encoding ABC-three component system middle component 6 yields the protein MILPTKHISLDKSLLGAGATVLPELKTPMTVTGIWERVKETPEIGSYGRFLLTLDFLYAIGTIELADGLIARREAP